In Bos indicus x Bos taurus breed Angus x Brahman F1 hybrid chromosome 23, Bos_hybrid_MaternalHap_v2.0, whole genome shotgun sequence, a single genomic region encodes these proteins:
- the MAD2L1BP gene encoding MAD2L1-binding protein, whose product MENGKEVVMAAPEPEVQPPATVPDLEWCEKSEETQDPQIELLETTSTQEPPNPLEPFRPRDCMVPVVFPGPVSQEGCCRFTCELLKHIMYQRQQLPLPYEQLKHFYRKPFPQAEDVVKKKPRATAEVSSRKCQQTLAELESVLSHLEGLFARTLVPRVLILLGGNALSPKEFYELDLSRLAPNSMDPSLSTAACLRRLFRAIFLADAFSELQVPPLMGTIVMAQGHRDCGEDWFRPKLNYRVPSRGHKLTVTLSCGRPAIPATTWEDYIWFQAPVTLKGFHE is encoded by the exons ATGGAGAACGGGAAGGAGGTCGTGATGGCGGCCCCGGAGCCGGAAGTGCAGCCCCCGGCTACAGTCCCTG ATTTGGAGTGGTGTGAGAAGTCGGAGGAAACTCAGGACCCCCAGATAGAACTACTTGAGACCACCTCCACCCAGGAACCTCCCAACCCTTTGGAGCCCTTTCGTCCCAGAGACTGCATGGTGCCAGTGGTGTTTCCTGGGCCTGTGAGCCAGGAAGGCTGCTGTCGCTTTACTTGTGAGCTTCTAAAACATATCATGTACCAACGCCAGCAACTACCTCTGCCCTACGAACAGCTTAAGCACTTCTACCGAAAACCTTTTCCCCAG GCAGAGGACGTGGTGAAGAAGAAACCTCGGGCCACTGCTGAGGTGAGCAGCAGGAAATGCCAGCAAACCCTGGCAGAACTGGAGAGTGTCCTCAGCCACCTGGAGGGACTCTTTGCCCGGACACTAGTCCCTCGAGTGCTGATCCTCCTTGGGGGCAATGCCCTCAGCCCCAAGGAGTTCTATGAGCTTGACTTGTCCCGATTAGCCCCCAACAGCATGGACCCGAGCCTGAGCACGGCAGCTTGTTTGCGCCGCCTCTTCCGAGCCATTTTCCTGGCTGATGCCTTCAGTGAGCTGCAGGTCCCTCCACTCATGGGCACCATCGTCATGGCACAGGGTCACCGCGACTGTGGAGAAGATTGGTTTCGACCCAAGCTCAACTACAGAGTGCCCAGCCGGGGCCACAAGCTGACTGTGACCTTGTCCTGTGGCCGACCCGCCATCCCAGCTACAACCTGGGAGGATTACATTTGGTTCCAGGCCCCAGTGACACTGAAAGGCTTCCACGAATGA